In one window of Pyramidobacter porci DNA:
- a CDS encoding bifunctional adenosylcobinamide kinase/adenosylcobinamide-phosphate guanylyltransferase produces the protein MLILLTGASNSGKSRFAETIASRFSGPRIYAATMVPCGAEGAARVDRHRRQRAGQGFVTAECPRGLDGISAGTDALVLLEDVSNLLANEMFGRGRPDAEDEALRQIVSLAGRAAVVIAVTIGGVSGEGCDAATKNYAAALAHLNERLAAAADAVIEMRGGAPRLLKGECPWIG, from the coding sequence ATGCTGATTTTACTGACCGGCGCCAGCAACAGCGGGAAAAGCCGTTTTGCCGAAACGATCGCTTCGCGCTTTTCCGGCCCCAGGATTTACGCCGCGACGATGGTCCCCTGCGGGGCCGAGGGCGCGGCCCGCGTCGACAGGCACCGCCGCCAGCGCGCCGGGCAGGGGTTCGTCACCGCGGAGTGCCCGCGCGGGCTCGACGGGATTTCCGCCGGAACGGACGCGCTGGTACTGCTCGAGGACGTGTCCAACCTGCTCGCCAACGAGATGTTCGGCCGCGGCCGCCCCGATGCGGAGGACGAGGCGCTGCGCCAGATCGTTTCTCTCGCCGGGCGCGCCGCCGTGGTGATCGCCGTGACGATCGGCGGGGTGAGCGGCGAGGGCTGCGACGCGGCCACGAAGAATTACGCGGCGGCGCTGGCCCATCTCAACGAACGGCTCGCCGCCGCGGCCGACGCGGTGATCGAAATGCGCGGCGGCGCGCCGCGGCTGCTGAAGGGAGAATGTCCATGGATTGGCTGA